One genomic segment of Streptomyces sp. RKND-216 includes these proteins:
- a CDS encoding DUF2267 domain-containing protein has translation MITDVRAPQGHQQPYSKAYEQMLEKVRYEGAYPTREKADEAVRLVLAGFGRQLTGDERVDLAARLPLEAARILTAQIPDNQPLTGWAFVKDLATRSGAPLATTRWDTGSVFAAVTAHAGPHLTTRILHQLPTGYALLFGQAELTPAA, from the coding sequence GTGATCACCGACGTACGCGCACCCCAAGGGCACCAGCAGCCGTACTCGAAGGCCTACGAGCAGATGCTGGAGAAAGTCCGCTACGAGGGCGCCTACCCCACCCGCGAAAAGGCCGACGAAGCCGTCCGCCTGGTCCTCGCCGGATTCGGACGCCAACTGACCGGCGACGAACGCGTCGACCTGGCCGCCCGCCTGCCCCTGGAGGCCGCACGCATACTGACCGCACAGATCCCCGACAACCAACCACTGACCGGCTGGGCCTTCGTCAAAGACCTCGCCACCCGCTCCGGCGCCCCCCTGGCCACCACCCGCTGGGACACCGGCTCCGTCTTCGCCGCCGTCACAGCCCACGCCGGCCCCCACCTGACCACCCGCATCCTCCACCAACTCCCCACCGGCTACGCCCTCCTCTTCGGCCAAGCCGAACTCACCCCAGCCGCCTAG
- a CDS encoding DUF2267 domain-containing protein produces MTLRHQAFLDHVRERGEYQTVQEAERAARVVLALLGAHLVGETRAQLAARLPEEFALILLNPLQSAEPLPPERFVRATAAWIEGATEHTATWDVSAVLSTVADTAGADLMGQILLQLPTGYDLLFGRPQPT; encoded by the coding sequence ATGACTCTGCGACACCAAGCGTTCCTCGACCACGTCAGAGAACGTGGTGAGTACCAGACCGTGCAGGAAGCGGAACGGGCGGCACGCGTAGTCCTCGCCCTCCTCGGCGCGCACCTGGTCGGCGAGACCCGAGCCCAGCTCGCCGCACGCCTGCCGGAGGAATTCGCACTGATCCTGCTGAACCCGCTGCAGAGCGCCGAACCCCTACCCCCCGAACGGTTCGTCCGCGCGACCGCAGCCTGGATCGAAGGCGCCACCGAACACACCGCGACCTGGGACGTCAGCGCCGTCCTGTCCACCGTCGCCGACACCGCCGGCGCAGACCTGATGGGGCAGATCCTGCTCCAACTCCCCACCGGCTACGACCTCCTCTTCGGCCGCCCCCAGCCCACCTGA
- a CDS encoding Hsp20/alpha crystallin family protein, with the protein MLMRTDPFRDLDRLAQQLMGPGTWSKPSAMPMDAYREGDDYVVAFDLPGVTADAIDIDVERNMLTVKAERRPVAKADDVQMELSERPLGAFSRQIVLADTLDTEHIHADYDAGVLTLRIPIAERAKPRKISVGVGSGRKEISG; encoded by the coding sequence ATGTTGATGCGCACTGACCCCTTTCGTGACCTGGACCGGCTGGCACAGCAGCTGATGGGCCCGGGCACCTGGTCCAAGCCCTCGGCGATGCCGATGGACGCCTACCGCGAAGGCGACGACTACGTGGTGGCCTTCGACCTCCCCGGTGTCACCGCGGACGCGATCGACATCGACGTCGAGCGGAACATGCTCACCGTCAAGGCCGAGCGCCGACCAGTGGCGAAGGCCGACGACGTGCAGATGGAACTGTCCGAGCGGCCGCTGGGCGCCTTCTCCCGCCAGATCGTGCTCGCCGACACCCTCGACACCGAGCACATCCACGCCGACTACGACGCGGGCGTGCTCACCCTGCGCATCCCGATCGCCGAGCGCGCCAAGCCCCGCAAGATCTCCGTCGGCGTCGGCTCCGGCCGCAAGGAGATTTCCGGCTGA
- a CDS encoding type III effector protein, translating into MTAADQPSTTSTDAHSPASFLAAAAALDAINDALHTAQHQAPGSPGTEPGPEQALTSLMLLRQVREQLAGWETGLIETARDAGASWADLARPLGVTSRQAAERRYLRGRPGPAGTTGEQRVTATRQARAARRTTATWARANAADLRRLAGQITALTDLPAAARGPLDELHAALAHDDPADLITPLTATRPYLTAHHPDLATRLNTLTPP; encoded by the coding sequence GTGACCGCAGCAGACCAGCCGTCCACAACCAGCACCGACGCCCACAGCCCGGCGTCGTTCCTCGCCGCCGCGGCGGCCCTCGACGCCATAAACGATGCCCTGCACACAGCCCAGCACCAGGCCCCTGGCAGCCCCGGCACCGAGCCGGGCCCGGAGCAGGCCCTGACGTCCCTGATGCTGCTGCGGCAGGTCCGCGAGCAGCTCGCCGGATGGGAGACCGGCCTGATCGAAACCGCCCGCGACGCGGGCGCCAGCTGGGCCGACCTCGCCCGCCCCCTCGGCGTCACCAGCCGCCAGGCCGCCGAACGCCGATATCTGCGCGGCCGCCCCGGACCCGCCGGGACCACCGGCGAGCAGCGTGTGACGGCCACCCGCCAGGCCCGGGCCGCGAGGCGCACCACCGCCACCTGGGCCCGCGCCAACGCCGCCGACCTGCGCCGCCTCGCCGGCCAGATCACCGCCCTCACCGACCTGCCCGCAGCCGCCCGCGGCCCCCTCGACGAGCTCCACGCAGCCCTCGCCCACGACGATCCCGCCGACCTCATCACCCCCCTGACCGCCACCCGCCCCTACCTGACCGCCCACCACCCCGACCTCGCCACCCGCCTCAACACCCTCACACCCCCCTGA
- a CDS encoding alpha/beta hydrolase: protein MADLAPLYPDEVISLTEAVMADESRAVARRLKEAGVRVTTHFYRGTHSPAYWERELGQVIPVLLAP from the coding sequence TTGGCGGACCTCGCCCCCCTCTACCCGGACGAGGTGATCTCGCTGACCGAGGCCGTCATGGCCGACGAGTCCCGCGCCGTGGCCCGTCGCCTCAAAGAAGCCGGAGTCCGCGTCACGACCCACTTCTACCGAGGCACCCACAGCCCCGCGTACTGGGAACGCGAACTGGGACAGGTCATACCAGTACTCCTTGCCCCGTGA
- a CDS encoding IS110 family transposase: MTSIDEVGVFLGLDVGRTAHHGHGLTPSGKRVFDKPLPNSEPKLRAVPDELTAKFGSVLVIVDQPASIGALPLTVARDAGCQVACLPGLAVRRVADLYPGEAKTDAKDAAVIASMRRGGSARLGEVGRQAPPSASTVGAVLVAAHQGVLPRLDDRLSQRPKVPSACS; encoded by the coding sequence GTGACCAGCATCGACGAAGTGGGCGTCTTCCTCGGCCTGGACGTGGGCAGGACCGCCCATCACGGTCACGGCCTGACCCCGTCCGGGAAGAGGGTCTTCGACAAGCCCCTGCCGAACAGCGAACCGAAGCTGCGGGCCGTCCCGGACGAACTGACGGCCAAGTTCGGCAGCGTCCTGGTGATCGTGGACCAGCCCGCCTCCATCGGCGCCCTGCCCCTGACCGTGGCCCGGGACGCGGGCTGCCAGGTCGCGTGCCTGCCCGGCCTGGCCGTGCGCCGGGTCGCCGACCTCTACCCCGGCGAGGCCAAGACTGATGCCAAGGACGCGGCCGTCATCGCTTCCATGCGGCGTGGCGGGTCTGCCCGCCTCGGAGAGGTGGGCAGACAGGCGCCACCGTCGGCGTCGACCGTTGGCGCTGTGCTCGTAGCGGCCCATCAGGGTGTCCTGCCCCGGCTCGACGACCGGTTGTCTCAGCGGCCGAAGGTTCCGTCGGCCTGCTCGTAG
- a CDS encoding YciI family protein, with protein MKYMLLINAATTDESGGAAGCEVEDWMAYDKEVRDAGIQVSSESLADLVTATEVRVGADGRRTVTDGPYAETREILGGFYVVDVPDLDVALDWAARCPGARGGGSVVVRPVADFGL; from the coding sequence ATGAAGTACATGCTGCTGATCAACGCCGCCACGACCGACGAGAGCGGCGGCGCCGCCGGATGCGAAGTCGAGGACTGGATGGCGTACGACAAGGAGGTCCGGGACGCGGGCATCCAGGTCTCCTCCGAGTCGCTGGCGGACCTGGTCACCGCCACCGAGGTGCGGGTCGGAGCGGACGGCCGGCGCACCGTCACCGACGGGCCGTACGCGGAGACCCGCGAGATCCTGGGCGGCTTCTACGTCGTCGACGTGCCCGACCTTGACGTCGCCCTGGACTGGGCGGCCCGCTGCCCGGGGGCGCGCGGCGGTGGCTCGGTCGTGGTCCGCCCGGTCGCGGACTTCGGGCTCTGA
- a CDS encoding DUF6596 domain-containing protein produces the protein MGKADVGPSLEAVFREERGRLLASLVRRFGDLDLAEEVTSEAVEAALTHWPAQGVPARPGAWLLTTARRRAVDRLRRDQVYAARLAVLQAEADRASANATANGTDGEGGLPDERLQLFFTCAHPALAAEDRVALTLRCLAGLTTPEVARAFLTPTATTAQRIVRAKRKIREARIPFRVPEPEELPERLPGVLQVLYSTFTEGYAASSGPRLQRLDLAEEAIRLARILHQLLPAQREAAGLLALMLLVHARREARTGPDGALVLLDEQDRARWDGAMIEEGRGLVVTALRGGPPGPYGVQAAIAALHDEAADLASTDWPQIVALYNVLLALDPSPVVALNRAGAVAMRDGPEAGLALLEELADEHRLRRHHPYPAARGDLLQRLGRRPEAATAYREALTLAGTEPERAHLRHRIRAVETPPEAG, from the coding sequence ATGGGCAAGGCGGACGTGGGGCCCTCCCTGGAGGCCGTCTTCCGGGAGGAGCGCGGGCGGCTGCTCGCCTCCCTCGTCCGCCGCTTCGGCGACCTCGACCTGGCCGAGGAGGTCACCTCCGAAGCCGTCGAGGCCGCCCTCACGCACTGGCCGGCCCAGGGTGTGCCGGCCCGCCCCGGGGCCTGGCTGCTGACCACGGCGCGGCGCCGGGCGGTGGACCGGCTGCGGCGGGACCAGGTGTACGCCGCCCGCCTCGCCGTCCTTCAGGCGGAGGCAGACCGCGCGTCCGCGAACGCGACCGCGAACGGCACGGACGGCGAAGGCGGCCTGCCGGACGAGCGCCTGCAGCTCTTCTTCACCTGCGCACACCCCGCCCTCGCCGCCGAAGACCGTGTCGCGCTGACCCTGCGCTGCCTGGCCGGGCTCACCACGCCCGAGGTGGCGCGGGCATTCCTGACGCCCACGGCCACCACCGCCCAGCGGATCGTGCGCGCCAAGCGGAAGATCCGCGAGGCTCGCATCCCGTTCCGGGTGCCGGAGCCCGAAGAGCTGCCGGAGCGGCTGCCGGGGGTGCTGCAGGTCCTCTACTCCACCTTCACCGAGGGGTACGCGGCCAGTTCCGGCCCGCGTTTGCAGCGGCTCGACCTCGCCGAGGAGGCCATCCGGCTGGCCCGGATACTGCACCAGCTGCTCCCCGCCCAGCGGGAGGCCGCCGGGCTGCTCGCACTGATGCTGCTGGTCCACGCCCGCCGCGAGGCCCGTACCGGCCCGGACGGCGCACTCGTGCTGCTCGACGAACAGGACCGCGCCCGCTGGGACGGGGCGATGATCGAGGAGGGCCGCGGCCTCGTCGTCACCGCGCTGCGCGGCGGCCCACCCGGCCCGTACGGTGTGCAGGCGGCCATCGCCGCCCTGCACGACGAGGCCGCCGACCTCGCGTCCACCGACTGGCCACAGATCGTCGCGCTCTACAACGTCCTACTGGCACTCGACCCCTCGCCGGTCGTCGCGCTGAACCGGGCGGGCGCGGTGGCGATGAGGGACGGCCCGGAGGCGGGCCTGGCGCTGCTGGAGGAGCTGGCCGACGAACACCGGCTGCGCCGGCACCACCCCTACCCGGCCGCCCGGGGCGACCTGCTGCAACGCCTGGGACGCCGCCCGGAAGCCGCCACGGCCTACCGAGAGGCCCTCACCCTGGCCGGCACCGAACCCGAGCGCGCCCACCTGCGGCACCGGATCCGGGCGGTGGAGACGCCGCCCGAAGCGGGCTGA
- a CDS encoding HTTM domain-containing protein, whose product MSAAAREALREEMTRAAARLRAQTGALYDSATGRRWATHGLAALRVGYGLAILGILLSSLNEWQRIWGTQSPFTPELMQRYLTDAGAVTLFTLSDSAWWSTLLLAATVAAALLFALGWRTRLVTPVLFVLVVSWHERNPLVVDGGDNVLRLVLVYLLLADCSAVWSLDARRRRLQGRAGTSAPTDGSLWRACTVLHNTAIVAVIVQICYVYLASAMFKVQGSMWQNGTALYYTLRVAEFSPWPGLSELLYTHASLITALTYGTVFFQIAFPFLLLNRTTRGLAVLGGIGLHGGIAVLMGLPFFSLAMIATEMVLVSERRWHALAHLAGRLRQRQGPEASLRSPRSAVSPQRHPAIPAAKLPSRPRGVVSADQGVPLDGGGVRTRTGD is encoded by the coding sequence ATGAGCGCGGCGGCTCGCGAGGCCCTGCGCGAAGAGATGACGCGTGCCGCGGCACGGCTGCGCGCACAGACCGGTGCCCTCTACGATTCGGCCACCGGGCGCCGCTGGGCCACGCACGGCCTGGCCGCGCTCCGCGTCGGCTACGGACTCGCCATCCTCGGCATCCTCCTCAGCAGCCTCAACGAATGGCAGCGGATCTGGGGCACCCAATCCCCCTTCACCCCCGAGCTGATGCAGCGGTACCTCACCGACGCTGGGGCCGTGACACTCTTCACGCTGTCAGACAGCGCATGGTGGAGCACCCTGCTGCTCGCCGCCACCGTGGCTGCCGCTCTCCTTTTCGCCCTCGGGTGGCGGACCCGACTGGTCACCCCGGTGCTGTTCGTTCTGGTGGTGTCCTGGCACGAACGCAACCCGCTTGTGGTGGACGGCGGTGACAACGTCCTCCGCCTGGTTCTGGTCTATCTGCTGCTGGCCGACTGCTCCGCCGTGTGGTCGCTGGACGCTCGCCGCCGCCGGCTGCAGGGACGGGCGGGTACCAGCGCCCCGACCGACGGCTCCCTCTGGCGAGCGTGCACCGTGCTGCACAACACTGCGATCGTGGCCGTCATCGTTCAGATCTGTTACGTCTACCTCGCCTCCGCCATGTTCAAGGTGCAGGGGTCCATGTGGCAGAACGGCACCGCGCTGTACTACACGCTCAGGGTCGCCGAATTCTCACCATGGCCGGGGCTGTCCGAGCTCCTCTACACGCACGCCTCGCTGATCACCGCTCTCACCTATGGAACGGTGTTCTTCCAGATCGCCTTCCCCTTCCTTCTGCTGAACCGCACGACCAGAGGACTCGCAGTTCTCGGCGGGATCGGGCTGCACGGCGGCATCGCGGTCCTGATGGGGCTGCCGTTCTTCTCCCTGGCGATGATCGCCACGGAGATGGTGCTGGTGAGCGAACGCCGCTGGCACGCCCTGGCGCACCTCGCCGGCCGCCTGCGGCAACGGCAGGGGCCGGAGGCGTCGCTGCGCAGCCCGCGCTCGGCGGTGTCCCCGCAACGGCATCCTGCGATTCCGGCCGCGAAGCTCCCTTCCCGGCCACGAGGCGTCGTGTCGGCCGACCAGGGCGTCCCGCTGGACGGTGGGGGAGTCCGGACCCGTACGGGCGACTGA